Below is a window of Meiothermus cerbereus DSM 11376 DNA.
GTTACCTCCATCTCCGACCCCCGCACCTGGAACCCCTTTGTGGCCCGCGAAACCTCGTCCACCGACATCATCGCGCTATTTTTGCCTTATCTGACCACCTACGACCCCTATACCCAGGCCCCCGAAGGACGTCTGGCGAAGTCGTGGGAGGTGCGCAACAACGGCTTGACCGTTATTTTCAAGCTGCGCGAAGGGGCTAAATGGTCGGATGGACAGGCCATTGATGCCGACGACGTAATTTTCAGCGCCACCGTCCATGCTGACCAGCGGGTTAACTCCAACTCCCGCAGCAGCTTCATCCTGGATGGTCAGCCCATCAAGTGGACTAAAGTAGACCAGTTCACCGTGCGGGCCGACTTTCCCAAGCCCTACGCACCGGCCCTGATCCAGGGCTGGTATATCGTGCCCGAGCACATTTTTGGCCCTGCCTATCGCGCTGGAGTGCAGCAACTCCAGGCCCTGTGGAACCTGGACACCCCCCCGGCCCAGGTGGTTTCGGGTGGTCCCTTCAAGCTGGATAGCTATGTCAAGGGCGAGCGGGTGGTTCTGGTGCGCAACCCCAACTACTGGGGCGTGGATGAGCGCAACAACCCGGTGGCCTACCTCGAGCGCTACACCGTGCAGATCGTGCCCGACCTGAACGCCCAGCTCGCGCGGTTCCTGGCCGGGGAGGCCGATACCTTCTCGGCGGCCAACGCCGACCAGGTGGCCCAGGTGCTGGAGCGCATCCGGGCCAACCGTCTGCGGGCCGAGATCTTCCCCAACGTGGACGTAACCCTGGGCACCAACTTCATCGTGTTCAACTGGAACCACAAGGATCCCTTCAAAGAAAACCTCTTCCGTCAGGTCAAGTTCCGCCGGGCCATGGCCCACCTGATGGACAAGAAGTCCATGATTGAGGTGGCCCTGGGCGGCCTGGGCCAGCCCCAGTGGAGCCCCATCTCCATCCCCAACAAGGCCTTCTTCACCGACGATGTGGCCAAGTTTGAGTTCAACCCGCAGCGGGCCCTACAGCTCCTGGCCGAGCTGGGCTTCCGCAGCAAGAACCGCGATGGCTGGCTGGTGAATGCCGAGGGCAAGGTGCTGGAGTTCAACCTGGTAACCAACCAGGGCAACAACGTGCGCGAGCGCATCGCCCAGATCTTCCGCGACGAAGCCCGTAAGGTGGGTGTGAAGGTGGAGTACCGCCCCATCGACTTCAACGAGCTGGTGCGTCAGCTCACCAGCCCCGCCGCCGATGGCACCCGTGAGTTCGATGCCATCCTGATCGGCCTGACCGGCGGTATTGAGCCTGCCTTCAGCCGCAACGTTTGGGAGCTCAACGGCTCTCTGCACGCCTGGAACCAGGGCGTGGGAGGCAAGAACCCGGCCAAAGTGGAAGCCTTCGAGGTGCTCATCGACACCCTGATGAAGCGCGGGGCTACCACCCTCGACCAGGCCCAGCGCCGTCAGATCTACGTGCAGTTCCAGAAGGTGGTGGCCGAGAACCTCCCGCTCATCTACACGGTGGCTCCGGCCTACAACCCGGCCCGGCTGACCCGCCTGGGTGGTATGTTCCCCAAAGAACAGATCAACTCCATCGTTGGTCAGTTCCCCTACATCGAGACCGTTTTTGCCAAGGAGTAAACGCCTTCTGGGGCAAGGGGTGGCCCTCCACCCCTTGCCTTCATGCTGAGGTTCTATGTTCGCTTACGTTGTACGAAGGCTACTCCAGCTCGTCCCCACCTTCTTTGGGGCGACCTTGCTGGCTTTTCTGGTGATTCAGCTTGCGCCAGGGGATTTTGTAACCCGGCTCGAGCTCGACCCCACCCAGGATCGCGAGTCCATTGCCAACCTGCGCCAGCAACTGGGCCTGGACCAGCCCCTGCCGGTGCAGTACGCCAAGTGGCTCTCGGGCATCCTGCAGGGTTACCTGGGCCTCTCGCTCTCCTATAAAACCGACGTGTGGAACGTGATCGGCCAGCGCATCCTGAACTCCATGGTTCTGGTGGTGCTGGCTACCTTGATGATCTACTTGATTGCCATTCCCATTGGGGTGTACTCGGCCATCCGCAAGTACACCTGGCCCGACCGCACCTTCACGGTGCTGGCCTTTTTAGGTCTGGCTATCCCGAACTTCTTCTTTGGTCTAATCATGCTGTTTTTGGCGGTCTGGCTCAACGACTTGACCAACATGCGCATCCTACCCATCGGCGGCATGACCACCGAGTTTATCCACCTGGGTAACTTGACCCGCGCCGCAGGGCTGCTCTTCCCGGTGGCGTTACTGGGAACTCTGGTGTACGCAGGCCTCTTTTGGTGGAAGAGCAACCACGGCCAGCCCGTAAGCTTTGGTGTCTGGGTGGGGCTGGTGATGTTTGGCGTGAGCACATTGCTCATGCTTTTCCCTTTGTTGCAAGGCCCTGGTCTACCCGAGCGGCTGCCCTACACCGAATCGCCCCTCTGGGCCAGGATTACCAACGTCTTGTGGCACGCCTTCCCGGTGGTCATCGTGGTGGGCACTTCGGGCCTGGCCGGCTTAATGCGGGTCATGCGGGGCCAGATGCTGGATGTGCTCTCGCAGGACTACATTCGCACGGCGCGCGCAAAGGGCCTGAATGAGCGGGTGGTGATCTACAAGCACGCCCTGCGCAATGCGGTGATTCCCTTTATCGCTGGAATCGGAGGGTTGCTGCCGGCTCTGATTGGGGGTGCTGGGCTGGTGGAGGTTACCATGGCCTGGCCGGGCATTACGCCCGCTCTGCTGGAGGCTATCTCGGCCATCGACATCTACGTGATTATGGGCCTGATCACCATCACCACGGTGCTGCTGATGATCGGTAATGTGGTTTCGGATCTACTGCTGGCCTGGGTAGACCCGCGCATCCGCTACAGCTAGGGGGTATGACATGCTACGAAGAGCGCAAATGACGTCCACCCCCCCGGCCAACCGAAGCTTTTTCCAGCAGGCCTGGATTCGCTTCAAGCGGCATCCGCTGGCCCGCTTGGGCGCCGCAGTTCTGCTGGTGTTTTATCTGGGGGCCTTATTCGCCGACTTCCTGGCTCCTTATCCGGAAGAGAAAAGCTTCCGCGATTTCTCCTTTGCCTCGCCCACCCAGATTTTCTGGCGCGACGAAAACGGGCGCCTGACCCGCCCCTATGTGTGCGCCTCCGAGCGACGCAGGAACCTCGAGACCTTCAAAGTCGAGGTCATTACTGATTGCGAGAAAGGCCGCTATCCCATCTACTTTTTTGTACAGGGCGAGCACTACCGCTTCCTGGGGCTGATCCCTGCCGACCTGCGCTTGATGGGTGGACCGTGGCTGCTGGAGGATAAGGCCAAGCTCTTTTTGTGGGGAACCGACGACTTTGGCCGCGACATCTGGGGCCGTATCTGGTTCGGGGGGCGCATCAGCCTGACCATCGGTATTTTTGCGGTGGCTTTGGCCCTGGTAATAGGCATCTTCATGGGCAGTATCTCTGGTTTCTACGCGGGCCGGCCGGTCACCTTCAGCATCGGGGTTTTGAACCCACGCTTCTGGGCCTTTGTGCGTAGCAGCCGATGGTCGGATCACCTGCTGGCCTTTCTGGGCTTGGCCCTGGTGGCGGCCTTGTTGTGGGGCATGTTTCAGGGGTACGAGCGCTACATCCGACCTGACCTACAGCGGGTGAGCACCCTGGCCCTGGGGGGGCTGGGCCTGGTGCTGGGCCTGGTGGTGCTGGGCCTGCTGTTATACAGCCTGGTCTGGCGCAGCCATCTGGTGCGGGCTTTGCTCTGGCTTTCGGCCTGGATTGGCATTGCCTGGCTGCTCTGGATCACGGTATGGGGCTTTTTGCAAAGCAGCCGCGGCCTCGAGGCCATTGTGGCGGGCCTGATTGGCGCAGCGTTGCTGGGGGCCATCGGCTACATTCTGCTGTGGCCGCGCATTGAGCTCGACCTCGACACCATCATCATGCGTACGGTTGAGGTGCTGGCGGCCATCCCCGACCTCTTTTTGCTGATTATTCTCTCGGTGCTGATACCTATGGAAGTGCCACCCGCGGTGCGTTTCGTACTGGTGGTAACGATTCTTTCCTTTGTGAACTGGGGCGGTCTGGCCCGTATTATTCGCAGCCAGGTGCTGCAACTGCGCGAGATGGAGTTTGCCCAGGCCGCGCAGGCTTTGGGGGCCGGCGATGCCCGCATCATCATTCGCCATGTGCTGCCGGGAACCTATACCTACCTGATTGTCGCCGTCACGCTGGCTATTCCCGGGTTCATCCTGGGCGAGTCGGGCCTTTCCTTCCTGGGCCTGGGCATCCAGGAGCCCGCTACCTCCTGGGGGTTGATGCTCTCCAAGGCCCAGGCTACTGGCATTACGGCATTTACCGAGCGTCCCTGGCTCCTGATCCCGGGGGTGTTTATTCTGCTGGCAGTTTTGGCCTATAACTTCATGGGTGACGGCTTGCGCGATGCCCTCGACCCGCGCACTAAAGTGTAGCCTGGGGGCCAGGCTGGGTTTGCTGCACCCTTGAAGCGAAACCACCAAAAGCGTAGTGCCCCAGGTGGGCACATCGAGAAGCAGGGTACTCGGGTGGGCCAGACCCAGTTGGCGATATAATGTCGCAATCTGCTGTTGCAGTGCTTAGGAGTAGGAATGGACGAGAAACGGCTGGTGGATGTAAAAGATCTCAAGGTTCACTTCTTTACCGACGATGGCGTGGTCAAAGCCGTCGATGGGGTGTCGTTCCACATTGACAAAGGCGAAACCCTGGCGGTGGTAGGGGAGTCGGGCTCGGGCAAGTCGGTTACGAGCCTGGCTATGATGCGCCTGATTCCAAACCCGCCGGGCAAAATCGTGGCAGGGCAGATGCTGTTTCGGGGCAAGGATGGCAAGGTGCGCGACCTGGCTAAAGAAGACGAAGCCACCATGCGCAAGATTCGTGGCAACGACATCGCCATGATTTTCCAGGAGCCCATGACCAGCCTCAACCCGGTCTACACCGTGGGTGATCAGATTGCCGAAGCGATTGTGCTGCACCAGGGTAAAAGTAAGAAGGAAGCCCTCGAGCAAGCCGCTGAGATGCTCGACCTGGTGGGCATACCCGAGCCCAAAAAGCGTCTGGCCAACTACCCCCATCAGATGTCGGGGGGTATGCGTCAGCGGGTGATGATTGCTATGGCGCTGTCCTGCAACCCCTCGCTGCTAATTGCCGACGAGCCCACCACGGCCCTAGATGTGACCATCCAGGCGCAAATTCTGGAACTCATGAACAAGCTTCGTGAAGAGATTGGCATGAGCATTTTGTTCATCACCCACAACCTGGGCGTGGTGGCCGAGATGGCCGACCGGGTGGTGGTGATGTACGCAGGGCGGGCGGTTGAAGAGGCCGATGTGGTGCCCACCTTCAAAAAGCCCCTGCACCCCTACACCATGGGGCTTTTGAACTCCGTGCCCCGGCTCGACCTGGCTGCTACGCACCAGCAACGCCTGGAAGCTATTCCGGGCAACGTACCCAACCCGCTTAATCTGCCCCCGGGCTGCGCCTTCCACCCCCGCTGTAAATTCTTCAAGCCGGGGTTGTGTGATCAGGACATCCCGGCCTTGCAAGATGCCGGTAATGGCCATATGGTGCGCTGTGTACGCTGGGCCGAAATTCAAAAAGGAGAGGCGGTGGAAGCATGAGTGCATCTGTTGCCGAAACCACGACCGCCAACCTGGTAGAGGTTACCAACCTCAAAAAGTGGTTCCCCATCCGTGGGGGAATCCTCTCTCGAGTTGTCGCCAACGTAAAAGCAGTTAACGATGTCAGCTTTTTTGTCAAGAAAGGTGAAGTACTGGGTTTGGTGGGGGAGTCCGGTTCGGGCAAGACCACCGTGGGCCGCACCATCCTGCGCCTGATTGAGCCCACCGACGGCACCATTCGCTTTGACGGTGAGGACATCACCCATATACCTAAGAACCAGCTTCGGGCCTACCGGCGCAGGATGCAGATTATCTTCCAGGATCCCTTCGCCTCGCTCAACCCCCGTATGACGGTGGGCGACATCATTGGTGAGCCGCTGGTCATTCACAACCTGGAGGGCTCGGCCCAGGCCCGCTACGAACGGGTGGCAGAGTTGCTTGAGCTGGTGGGCCTGAACCCGGGTCATGTGCGCCGCTATCCCCACGAGTTTTCCGGCGGTCAGCGTCAGCGCATTGGCATTGCACGGGCGCTGGCGGTACGCCCCGAGTTTATCGTAGCCGACGAGCCGGTCTCGGCCCTGGACGTTTCGATTCAGGCCCAGGTGGTCAACCTGCTGCAAGACCTTAAAGAACAGCTGGGTCTGACCATACTGTTTATTGCCCACGACTTGGCAGTAGTGGAGTACATCTCCGACCGCGTCGCGGTGATGTACCTGGGCAAGGTGATGGAGCTGGCCCCTTCGCGCGACCTCTACCTGAGACCGCGCCACCCCTACACCGAGGCTTTGTTGTCGGCCATTCCCACCCCAGACCCCACCATCAAGCGGGAGCGCATTGTGCTGCAAGGGGACATTCCCAGCCCCATCAACCCGCCTTCGGGCTGTGTCTTCCGCACCCGCTGCCGCTATGCCATAGCCGAGTGCGCCCATACCGTGCCCGAACTAAAAGAAGTGGCCCCTGGACACTTCAAGGCCTGCATCCGCGACGACATCCGTGGCTTGAGCTAGCCTGCCTTTATTCAAAAAGCGCCTCCCGGGAGGCGCTTTTTTGTTTGGCGCAGATGCCCAAGCTTTTTGGGCGGGCGCGCCCACCTTCAAGGCTTCATCAGCGCCCTCTCACCCTGCTTGGCAGACAAGGTGATTTACTGAACATATGCCAAAGCTAATTTTGTTATGGATAGCGCTGCTTTTGGGGGTAGTAGAGGCTCAAGAGGCGGTCATTTATCGGGGTTTTGCTGAGCTCAGACAACCCCAGACCCTGCCGCTAAACGAATGGGTCTGGGAGCCGGGCGAGGCCTTGTTTCAGAGCCTGGTGCCCGGCACCCTGCGCCTGATTGGGGTGACCGAACAATCGCGCCGGGTGCAGGTAGCGGCCCCGCAGAACCCCCTCACGGCCTATGTGGGCAAGGAGGTGCAGTTTTACTGGGAGGGCCAGTGGCGCAAGGCCACGCTGGTGAGTGCCGAGCGCAATCTATACCTGTATGAGGGCCGCTATCTGGTGGGGCTTCCGGGAACGGTGGCCTACCCCGACCCCAGCGGATTTTCTTCTGTGCCTGGCCCTAAGGTGGTCTTCCGTTACCAGGGGGGTGGTGCGGGTACCCTGGCTTATCTGACTCGAGGTCTGTCCTGGAGCCTGCGCTACACGCTGGAGGATGGCGAGCTAATCGGCTGGGCCACCCTGACCAATGGGCTGGGCCGACCTTTGCGCCTGGGCCGCACCGAACTGGTGGCCGGGAGCGTGCCTTTGCTGGAAGGGGGCTTTGAAGTACCGGCTTTGCGCCCCGAAACCCGGATGCTACAGAAAGCGCCTGCCGCAGCGGACGTATCTGAGGCGGAGTTCGTGGGGGAGGCAGGGGGCACCTACCGCTACCGCTTACCGGGAGAGGTGACGCTCGAGCCCGGCCTTACCGAACTGCCCTTTATTCGTACCCGTGTACAACCGGCCTACCTCTGGCGCTTGCAGACCGGCTTTAGCACGGAACGCGAGCTTGCTTTTGTGCGGGGCTTTCGCTTTGCTGCTCCGGAAAACCTAGCCGCCGGGGTGGTCAGCATCCGTGAGCAGGGGGTGTTTGTAGGGCAGGCTGGCACCGGCGATACTACCAAAGGTAACAACGTGATCTTGATGCTGGGCCCCGACCCCGAGGGCCGGGCTACCCGGCAGGTGGAGCAACAGGCCCGCAACCTCTTCCGCGTGACCACCCGTGTACGCA
It encodes the following:
- a CDS encoding ABC transporter ATP-binding protein translates to MSASVAETTTANLVEVTNLKKWFPIRGGILSRVVANVKAVNDVSFFVKKGEVLGLVGESGSGKTTVGRTILRLIEPTDGTIRFDGEDITHIPKNQLRAYRRRMQIIFQDPFASLNPRMTVGDIIGEPLVIHNLEGSAQARYERVAELLELVGLNPGHVRRYPHEFSGGQRQRIGIARALAVRPEFIVADEPVSALDVSIQAQVVNLLQDLKEQLGLTILFIAHDLAVVEYISDRVAVMYLGKVMELAPSRDLYLRPRHPYTEALLSAIPTPDPTIKRERIVLQGDIPSPINPPSGCVFRTRCRYAIAECAHTVPELKEVAPGHFKACIRDDIRGLS
- a CDS encoding ABC transporter ATP-binding protein; this translates as MDEKRLVDVKDLKVHFFTDDGVVKAVDGVSFHIDKGETLAVVGESGSGKSVTSLAMMRLIPNPPGKIVAGQMLFRGKDGKVRDLAKEDEATMRKIRGNDIAMIFQEPMTSLNPVYTVGDQIAEAIVLHQGKSKKEALEQAAEMLDLVGIPEPKKRLANYPHQMSGGMRQRVMIAMALSCNPSLLIADEPTTALDVTIQAQILELMNKLREEIGMSILFITHNLGVVAEMADRVVVMYAGRAVEEADVVPTFKKPLHPYTMGLLNSVPRLDLAATHQQRLEAIPGNVPNPLNLPPGCAFHPRCKFFKPGLCDQDIPALQDAGNGHMVRCVRWAEIQKGEAVEA
- a CDS encoding ABC transporter permease, whose translation is MFAYVVRRLLQLVPTFFGATLLAFLVIQLAPGDFVTRLELDPTQDRESIANLRQQLGLDQPLPVQYAKWLSGILQGYLGLSLSYKTDVWNVIGQRILNSMVLVVLATLMIYLIAIPIGVYSAIRKYTWPDRTFTVLAFLGLAIPNFFFGLIMLFLAVWLNDLTNMRILPIGGMTTEFIHLGNLTRAAGLLFPVALLGTLVYAGLFWWKSNHGQPVSFGVWVGLVMFGVSTLLMLFPLLQGPGLPERLPYTESPLWARITNVLWHAFPVVIVVGTSGLAGLMRVMRGQMLDVLSQDYIRTARAKGLNERVVIYKHALRNAVIPFIAGIGGLLPALIGGAGLVEVTMAWPGITPALLEAISAIDIYVIMGLITITTVLLMIGNVVSDLLLAWVDPRIRYS
- a CDS encoding ABC transporter substrate-binding protein, with the protein product MKKLLVLGMLALAGLAMAQPKVFKGTEPGRAGGAYRVTSISDPRTWNPFVARETSSTDIIALFLPYLTTYDPYTQAPEGRLAKSWEVRNNGLTVIFKLREGAKWSDGQAIDADDVIFSATVHADQRVNSNSRSSFILDGQPIKWTKVDQFTVRADFPKPYAPALIQGWYIVPEHIFGPAYRAGVQQLQALWNLDTPPAQVVSGGPFKLDSYVKGERVVLVRNPNYWGVDERNNPVAYLERYTVQIVPDLNAQLARFLAGEADTFSAANADQVAQVLERIRANRLRAEIFPNVDVTLGTNFIVFNWNHKDPFKENLFRQVKFRRAMAHLMDKKSMIEVALGGLGQPQWSPISIPNKAFFTDDVAKFEFNPQRALQLLAELGFRSKNRDGWLVNAEGKVLEFNLVTNQGNNVRERIAQIFRDEARKVGVKVEYRPIDFNELVRQLTSPAADGTREFDAILIGLTGGIEPAFSRNVWELNGSLHAWNQGVGGKNPAKVEAFEVLIDTLMKRGATTLDQAQRRQIYVQFQKVVAENLPLIYTVAPAYNPARLTRLGGMFPKEQINSIVGQFPYIETVFAKE
- a CDS encoding ABC transporter permease — encoded protein: MLRRAQMTSTPPANRSFFQQAWIRFKRHPLARLGAAVLLVFYLGALFADFLAPYPEEKSFRDFSFASPTQIFWRDENGRLTRPYVCASERRRNLETFKVEVITDCEKGRYPIYFFVQGEHYRFLGLIPADLRLMGGPWLLEDKAKLFLWGTDDFGRDIWGRIWFGGRISLTIGIFAVALALVIGIFMGSISGFYAGRPVTFSIGVLNPRFWAFVRSSRWSDHLLAFLGLALVAALLWGMFQGYERYIRPDLQRVSTLALGGLGLVLGLVVLGLLLYSLVWRSHLVRALLWLSAWIGIAWLLWITVWGFLQSSRGLEAIVAGLIGAALLGAIGYILLWPRIELDLDTIIMRTVEVLAAIPDLFLLIILSVLIPMEVPPAVRFVLVVTILSFVNWGGLARIIRSQVLQLREMEFAQAAQALGAGDARIIIRHVLPGTYTYLIVAVTLAIPGFILGESGLSFLGLGIQEPATSWGLMLSKAQATGITAFTERPWLLIPGVFILLAVLAYNFMGDGLRDALDPRTKV
- a CDS encoding DUF4139 domain-containing protein; translation: MPKLILLWIALLLGVVEAQEAVIYRGFAELRQPQTLPLNEWVWEPGEALFQSLVPGTLRLIGVTEQSRRVQVAAPQNPLTAYVGKEVQFYWEGQWRKATLVSAERNLYLYEGRYLVGLPGTVAYPDPSGFSSVPGPKVVFRYQGGGAGTLAYLTRGLSWSLRYTLEDGELIGWATLTNGLGRPLRLGRTELVAGSVPLLEGGFEVPALRPETRMLQKAPAAADVSEAEFVGEAGGTYRYRLPGEVTLEPGLTELPFIRTRVQPAYLWRLQTGFSTERELAFVRGFRFAAPENLAAGVVSIREQGVFVGQAGTGDTTKGNNVILMLGPDPEGRATRQVEQQARNLFRVTTRVRNPKSYPVEVEIQEVMPQPFTLEGEGLERTPEGYRIRFTLAPGQSRSYTYTLTLQQH